The region GCCAACATCAAGCTCTCGAACTTCTCCGCCGTGCTAGATCCTGATTCGGTTGAGCACGTTGCGTTCTTCCGCATGCGCATGCCGGCTGCCCTCATGGCAGTTGGGGTGGGGATGAGTCTGGGGTTGGCGGGTGCCGTGATGCAGACGATCCTGAATAACCCGCTTGCCAGCCCGTTCACGCTTGGCGTGTCCTCGGCGGCGAGCCTTGGTGCTGCCATCGTGTTCGTGATGGCGCTGCCGATGGTATTTGTTACCGGCGGTGCTCTGGTGCTCGCACTGCTCTCTGTGCTGGTGATCTTCGCGGTGGGCAAGTACATCGAGATGAGTAACTCCTCACTGGTGCTTGCGGGCATCGCGCTGAACTTCCTCTTCGACGCCTTCCTGTCCCTGATCCAGTACCGCGCGTCAGAAGAGAGCCTGTCGTACATCGTCTTCTGGACGATGGGCGGGCTGACCCGCGCTTCCTACCCGCAAGCGTGGATTCTGCTCTCCACGTTCGTCGTAGTCTTCGCGGTGCTGCTGCGCAACGCGTGGAACCTGACTGCGCTGAAGTTCGGCGAGGCACGCGCAGAAGCGCTCGGCGTCAAGGTCGGGCGCGTGAAGATCCTCTCCCTCGTCCTGGCCTCGATCCTGACTGCGCTGGCGGTGAGTTTCTGCGGCAAGATCGGCTTCATCGGCCTGGCCGCGCCGCACCTGGCGCGCCGACTGGTCTCCGAGGACCAACGGTTCTACCTGACCAGCTCCGCCATTCTTGGTGCGATGATTCTGCTGGTGTCCTCGATCCTCTCGAAGCTGATCGTCCCGGGGGTTGTGGTGCCAATCGGCATCATCAGCTCGATCATCGGTATCCCATTCCTGGTCTACGCGCTTACCAGCCAGCGCCGTCAAAGGACGGTGTAGCGCATGATTCGCGTCACGAACTTCTCGTTCGACTACGGCGAGCGTCAGATCATCAAGGACATCAGCTTCCAAGCCAAACCCGGCGAGGTCACCGTGTTGATGGGCCGAAACGGCGCAGGCAAAACCACACTGATGACATCGATAGCCCGCTCAGGCAAGCCTGGGCGCGGCAAGAAAATCACCGGCGAGGTTACAACCACCGGCAACATTTCCTACCTGAACCAGCACACGGAAGGCGACCTACCCTTTACCGTGTTTGAAACGGTGATGATCGGAAAAGTAGCCAAGCTCGGGATCCGCACCACGCAAGAGGATGTCGACGATGTCAACGAGGTGCTCGACATGCTTGAGCTGCAGCCCCTGCGCGACGTCGCCATCCGCAACTTGTCCGGTGGCCAGCGCCAAAAAGTCTTCATCGGGCAGGCCATGGTCAAACGGCCAGACATCCTGCTTTTCGACGAACCCACGTCCGCACTCGACATCGAAAACCAGTACAGAATCCTGCACCAAATCAAGGCGCTCACGGTTGAACGAAACATCACGACGGTAGTAAGCCTGCACCAAATCGACCTGATCGAGCGCTTCGCGGACCACATCATCGTGCTCCACGAAGGCAAAATCTACGCCGAAGGCTCACCCGCCGAGGTGTTTACCAAGCAAACGTTCCGTGACGTCTACTCCGTCGAGGCGATTCTGGCGGGAGTCAAGGACCGGATCCTCTTCGGGTTCGACCTGTTAGACCACCCGAAGATCCCGTCCGAGCACACCCCAACCTCCATTCATTAGTCCCGGTGGCGGGTAAGCTTCAGCGCCCGCTGCTGGTCAAGCACCTCGAAGTAGGGCAGCGGGTCGATGTCTAGCGCCTCCACGTAGTCCGTCAACATGTCACGCACCACCCCGTGCAGGTTCTCAACGTCCCACGGCTTGGCAATGTAGTAATCCAGGTTCGCTTCGTTGACCGCGTGCACGGTGTCCTTGAGCTGCGCCTGCCCGGTAACCAGCACCTTGCGGGTCGCTGCGGTGCGCGGGTCCTGCGCCATCTGCACCAAAAACTCCACGCCGGTGGTGCCTGGCATGCGGTGGTCACACAGCGCGAGCGCGAGGAGGTCGCCGTCGTCGCTGAGCTCGTCGATCACTTCCCAGGCTTCGTCGGCGCTGGAGGCCACCTCCAGGCGGACGGTGTCCGCAAACGAGAGGAGGTCGCGCTCAAGGGCGGCGCGCACTTCGGCTTCATCTTCAAGAATCAGAATGGTGAGGTTCATGGTGTCTCCTTGGTCCGTTGATACGTAGGCGAACGCTGGCTTTGGTGCCCCGCGGGGAGGACTCCAGCGTGATGGTTCCGTGGTGCTTATTGATGATGCTTCGGCACACACTCAGGCCGATGCCCATCCCGAAGCGCACCTGGCCGTTCTTCGTGGTGAATCGGGGTTCGAAGAGTCGCTCGAGGCGCTCGCCGGGGATGCCGGGGCCGTCGTCGATAATGTCGACTTCGATCCAGCCCGGCTCAGGCGCACTCGTGCGGATCGTGACTGTGCCGCCAACGCCCGTGTCCTGCATCGCTTCAGCGGCGTTGGTCAGCAGGTTCGTCCACACCTGGGCCAGCTGGCCAGGCATGCACGTGATGTTGGGCAGCTCCGCATAATCGCGAATGACCTCGACGTTGTCGAGTCGGTGTGAGATGAGGCGGAGGGTGTCGTCGACACCTTCGTGGATGTTCACGTCGGTGACGGGGTCGCCGTCAGGGCGCGCGTACGAGCGCAGCGAGGCGACGAGCTCCGTAATACGGGTCGCCGCGGTTGAGAGATTGCGCACCCCAGTGCCGATCGCCGCGGCACGCTCAATGGTTTCGAAGTCGAGCCTGCGGGAGCGAGCCACCTGCTTGGCAAAGGCGGCGTCGTGAAGCCCGGCGAGCACCCAGCGCTGCGCAAGCGCCCGGTCGCCGATGACCTCCGTGAGCTCACGCCGCAACCTGCGTGCCTCCTTCGTACTCACCGAGGGAGCTAGTTTCGCCTGCTCAAGGGCTTTCAGGACGCCCTCGCGCCACTTCCGGTTCGGGCTTGACGCCAGCAGCGTATCGACGTCCTCTCCGAGATGCGCCGCCGTACGCTCAATCGCGGCCATCGGGTTGTTCAGCTCATGCGCCACCCCCGCGGCCAGCTCGCCGAGCGAGGCGAACCGGGCCTGGCTCATCAACTCGCGGCGGGCCTCCTCCAGATTGCGCAGGGCGGTGCTCAGCCGCGCCCGCTCCTGCTCGAGCTCCACGGTCATCTCGTGCTGGTGCACCTGGCTGTCCTCGGAGCGCCGTAGGCGCCGGTCGTAGGAACGCACCAGCAACACGGCGAGCATGCGGTCCAGGCCAGGGGCGATGTCGAGCAGGTAGTTGAGCTGGTCCATCGGCAGCTGCACCGCGGTGACCTCTGTCGTGGTCCGCGCCGTGAAGAAGCCGATGCGCGTGCCCGCCAGTGCCAACAACCCGATGACAAGGCCCGTCGATCCACGGTGCATCGTGATGTCGCCAGCGTCCGTGTTGCGCTGCAGCACCACCTCGCCCGAGATAGTCAAGATGACCTCCTCAACCTCCTTGCCCTCCGTGGTCAGGTTCACCCCGGGAGGGAACACCAGGCGGGGCTGGCGCCCGAGGTGCCGGTCGGCGGCGTCAATAATGTGCCTGATGATCTCCTCGTCGCTGAGCTCCACGTCCAGCGCCGGCGCCGCCGGCTGGTCGTACTTCGACGCCAACTCGGGGTTGTCGTGGTAGCGCGACGCCCAATAGCGGGTGAGCTGCTGCTGCAGGTTCCGTGCCAGGGCCTCGTCGTGGATCTCCGGCGTGTACACCAGCATGTCGAGCCTGCCCAGCTCGCTGAGTCGGTCCAGGCCCGACACCGAGGGCGCCGTGGTCAAGACGATGATGCGGGTGTGTTCGTAGTGGGCGTCGTCAAGAAATTTGACCAGCGGGTGATCGGCGGTGAGCCCGTGCTCGTGCACCGTGACGGTGACGAGCGCGAGGTCGTCCGTGCGCGGCAAGTCCGTCAGCGACGGGTAGGTGAGCACCGTGTGGGTGCCGCCGAACGCGTCGCGCACGATGGTCTGGATGGTGCGCGACGCCTCCGACGCACCGATGACCGCGATTGTTGAGTGTGGAATCATCTACAGCAACCCCAACAGCGTCCACACTGACGGCATCACGAAGATCAGCAGCAGCGTTGCCACCGTACCCACCACCAGGCCGACCTGCGCCATCTGTGGGATGGTGATCTCCTTCGTGGCGTACGCAATCGCGTTCGGCGGGGTGGAGATCGGCAGCGCCATACCCAGCGAGCAGGCGATTGCCACAATCACCGCGATGAGCATCGGGCTCGGCTCGGACAGCGTGATCGCCAGCGAGACCGCCAGCGGCACCAGCAGGTTCGCCGCCGCCGAGTGGGAAATGACGTTCGCCATGGCAAACCCGATCAGGCCCAGTAGCGCCAGGATCATCATCGGGCCGAGCACCTTCCAGTTCACGGAGCCGACCAACCAGTCATCGAGCCCCGTCGCACCCACGCCCGTGCCCAGCGCAATACCGCCGGAGACCAGCCACAACACCGGCCAGTCCAGCGCCTGGACGTCTTTGCCCTTCATCACTTTCAGGCTCAGCAGCGCGACGACGGGGAAGAAACCGACAATATTCGAGGAGATCCCGTGAAGTGGCTCGCTCATCCACAGCGCAATCGTCAGCCCCGCGACGGCGTAAAACAGCTTCGCGTTCGACGACGTATCCCAGGACGCATCCATTGCAATCGAGATCCGCGTCTCCGAGGGGATGAACGCAATGCACAGGAACAGCCACGCAAACACCAGCACAACCAGCATGAACGGGACGGCAAGCAGCATCCACTGCGCGAAGGACACCTTGATGCCGTACTCCGCCAGCGCACCAATCGCGATCGCGTTTGGTGGTGTCCCGACCGGGGTGCCTATGCCGCCTACGTTCGCTGCCAGCGGAATCGACAGCGCCACACCCGCGCGCACCTTACCCGGCGGCAGCGTGCGCAAAATCGGGATGACCACCGCGAACATCGTGGCCGTCGTCGCCGTATTCGACATAAACATGCTCAGCAGTGCAGTAATCAGCATGAGCCCCAGCACCGTCAGCCGCGCCTTATCCGGGAAGGGCCGCAGCATAATCGCCGCCAGGTTCTTGTCCAGCCCGAACTTCTCCGCGCCATGCGCAATCATGAACCCGCCCAAGAACAGGATGATCACCGGGTTCGCCAGCGCCGCAAAGTAGTCGGACGCCGGCAGCACCGTCTCCTTCAGCGCCTCGACGCCACCCGTCGGGTCAACGATGGCGCCCTTCGAAAGCAGTATGACCTCGAGGAAGATCACTAGCACCGCGGTCGCGGTCAGCGGAATCGGCTCGAGGATCCAGAAGACAATCGCCAACAGGAAAATAGAAAGCATCCGCTGGCCGGGCGCCTCGAGGCCAGGGATGTTGAAAAAGAAGGGGAGCGCGAAGAGCACGGCGCCAAGAATGAGGCCCGCCCACTGCTTTTTCGAAAGGGAGGGGGCGCGCTGCTGGAGCGCCGGTGGTGGAATCGTTCCATGCTGTACAGCCATACCTCTGTATCTTAATCGTATGACCAGCGAATTTCGGTGGTTAGAATAAGCAGAATGAAACACTCAAAGCTTTTCGTCGCAGCACTCGCCGCCGCCTGCGTATCGACGGCCACTTCGTGCACCACCCAGCCCCTCCCATTCGAGCAAACACCCGCCGCACCGGCTTCGCAGGAAGCAGAGACCGCGCCCGATGCCGATCCAGGCGTGATGGACGAGCCCGCCTTCGAAGACGCCATCATTGCCATCTGGTCAAAGACAGACGAGATGCGGGGCATCGGCGTGCCCGAGTCCGAGATCGAAGATTTACAGGCCCGCACCGACAAGCGCGACGAGTCGATGGGGAAGCGCGCAATGTTTTACGTCACGGAGGCGGACAAGCTCAGCGAGCAGTACGCGTCCGTAACCGAAGACGGGTCTTAAGCCCAGAGTGGGCCGGTGCGCGTGTGGTACCCCGCGGGCTCCACGTGCACGATGGTTTCCGATTCGCCGATAGCTTCGGTGATGCCGTCCTCGATGGCGTCGGCGTGTTCGTGGGAGTACG is a window of Corynebacterium pseudogenitalium DNA encoding:
- a CDS encoding FecCD family ABC transporter permease; the protein is MAVVVLFVVDLCVGPANIKLSNFSAVLDPDSVEHVAFFRMRMPAALMAVGVGMSLGLAGAVMQTILNNPLASPFTLGVSSAASLGAAIVFVMALPMVFVTGGALVLALLSVLVIFAVGKYIEMSNSSLVLAGIALNFLFDAFLSLIQYRASEESLSYIVFWTMGGLTRASYPQAWILLSTFVVVFAVLLRNAWNLTALKFGEARAEALGVKVGRVKILSLVLASILTALAVSFCGKIGFIGLAAPHLARRLVSEDQRFYLTSSAILGAMILLVSSILSKLIVPGVVVPIGIISSIIGIPFLVYALTSQRRQRTV
- a CDS encoding ABC transporter ATP-binding protein, giving the protein MIRVTNFSFDYGERQIIKDISFQAKPGEVTVLMGRNGAGKTTLMTSIARSGKPGRGKKITGEVTTTGNISYLNQHTEGDLPFTVFETVMIGKVAKLGIRTTQEDVDDVNEVLDMLELQPLRDVAIRNLSGGQRQKVFIGQAMVKRPDILLFDEPTSALDIENQYRILHQIKALTVERNITTVVSLHQIDLIERFADHIIVLHEGKIYAEGSPAEVFTKQTFRDVYSVEAILAGVKDRILFGFDLLDHPKIPSEHTPTSIH
- a CDS encoding response regulator, whose protein sequence is MNLTILILEDEAEVRAALERDLLSFADTVRLEVASSADEAWEVIDELSDDGDLLALALCDHRMPGTTGVEFLVQMAQDPRTAATRKVLVTGQAQLKDTVHAVNEANLDYYIAKPWDVENLHGVVRDMLTDYVEALDIDPLPYFEVLDQQRALKLTRHRD
- a CDS encoding sensor histidine kinase, translating into MIPHSTIAVIGASEASRTIQTIVRDAFGGTHTVLTYPSLTDLPRTDDLALVTVTVHEHGLTADHPLVKFLDDAHYEHTRIIVLTTAPSVSGLDRLSELGRLDMLVYTPEIHDEALARNLQQQLTRYWASRYHDNPELASKYDQPAAPALDVELSDEEIIRHIIDAADRHLGRQPRLVFPPGVNLTTEGKEVEEVILTISGEVVLQRNTDAGDITMHRGSTGLVIGLLALAGTRIGFFTARTTTEVTAVQLPMDQLNYLLDIAPGLDRMLAVLLVRSYDRRLRRSEDSQVHQHEMTVELEQERARLSTALRNLEEARRELMSQARFASLGELAAGVAHELNNPMAAIERTAAHLGEDVDTLLASSPNRKWREGVLKALEQAKLAPSVSTKEARRLRRELTEVIGDRALAQRWVLAGLHDAAFAKQVARSRRLDFETIERAAAIGTGVRNLSTAATRITELVASLRSYARPDGDPVTDVNIHEGVDDTLRLISHRLDNVEVIRDYAELPNITCMPGQLAQVWTNLLTNAAEAMQDTGVGGTVTIRTSAPEPGWIEVDIIDDGPGIPGERLERLFEPRFTTKNGQVRFGMGIGLSVCRSIINKHHGTITLESSPRGTKASVRLRINGPRRHHEPHHSDS
- a CDS encoding SLC13 family permease — its product is MAVQHGTIPPPALQQRAPSLSKKQWAGLILGAVLFALPFFFNIPGLEAPGQRMLSIFLLAIVFWILEPIPLTATAVLVIFLEVILLSKGAIVDPTGGVEALKETVLPASDYFAALANPVIILFLGGFMIAHGAEKFGLDKNLAAIMLRPFPDKARLTVLGLMLITALLSMFMSNTATTATMFAVVIPILRTLPPGKVRAGVALSIPLAANVGGIGTPVGTPPNAIAIGALAEYGIKVSFAQWMLLAVPFMLVVLVFAWLFLCIAFIPSETRISIAMDASWDTSSNAKLFYAVAGLTIALWMSEPLHGISSNIVGFFPVVALLSLKVMKGKDVQALDWPVLWLVSGGIALGTGVGATGLDDWLVGSVNWKVLGPMMILALLGLIGFAMANVISHSAAANLLVPLAVSLAITLSEPSPMLIAVIVAIACSLGMALPISTPPNAIAYATKEITIPQMAQVGLVVGTVATLLLIFVMPSVWTLLGLL